Below is a window of Scylla paramamosain isolate STU-SP2022 chromosome 39, ASM3559412v1, whole genome shotgun sequence DNA.
CTGAGTGTACTGGTCCTGTACTGTGTACTGGTCCTGTACTGAGTGTACAGGTCCTGTACTGAGTGTACTGGTCCTGTACTGAGTGTACTGGTCCTGTACTGAGTGTACTGGTCCTGTACTGAGTGTACTGGTCCTGTACTGGTCCTGTACTGAGTGTACTGGTCCTGTACTGGTCCTGTACTGAGTGTACTGGTCCTGTACTGGTCCTGTACTGAGTGTACTGGTCCTGTACTGGTCCTGTACTGAGTGTACTTGTCCTGTACTGGTCCTGCACTGAGTGTACTGGTCCTGTACTGAGTGTACTGGTCCTGTACTGAGTGTACTTGTCCTGTACTGGTCCTGCACTGAGTGTACTGGTCCTGTACTGAGTGTACTGGTCCTGTACTGAGTGTACTTGTCCTGTACTGGTCCTGCACTGAGTGTACTGGTCCTGTACTGAGTGTACTGGTCCTGTACTGGTCCTGCACTGAGTGTACTGGTCCTGTACTGAGTGTACTGGTCCTGTACTGGTCCTGCACTGAGTGTACTGGTCCTGTACTGAGTGTACTGGTCCTGTACTGGTCCTGCACTGAGTGTACTGGTCCTGCACTGGTTGTGCAGCAAGTCGGGCACCAGTCAGTCATTGCCATCTCTTacaacaaaaatattcaaatgcataaaagaagaaagcaaggtctttttgttgatgataataacaattaaTGTAATTAGGAAGTTTAATGAACTTAATTCTTTGTTTGATGCAAAGTAAGTCAATCAGTTTAACGTAACAATGCTGATTCGACTGTTAGTCCTACTTGTAatttttatgtggaaaaaaaaaaaaatattgggtgATGTTAAATGAAACTGGGGTTTACATGATGGAGTGGTTTACATGATAGCGTGGTTTACAGGATGGCGTGGTTTACATGATGGCGTGGTTTACATGATGGCGTGGTTTACATGATGGCGTGGTTTACATGATGGCGTGGTTTACATGATGGCGTGGTTTACATGATGGCGTGGTTTACATGATGGCGTGGTTTACATGATGGCGTGGTTTACATGATGGCGTGGTTTACATGATGGCGTGGAGActcgttaggttaagtgagagTTTGTGTTGATtctgttatttgttttgttgtgattttcttttgtgtgtttgtagtttACTTGTGTTagtcctttatttttgttcctctttcttcattttgtgtttattcgtgcattcattcattcgcccatcagtctgtctgtctgtctttgtatctgtccatctgtctgtgtctctttctttttctttctttttctttctttctatatctGTCTATAAACAAGTCATTTTTAATAGTCATGAATTTAATAATGCTTTAGCCAATGATACTAATGACATAAAATCAAGAATTTATTTGTACAAAGCCATGAGTCAACATTGCGTTAAAAAGATGGCATACATTTTAATTCTTTCATAACTTTAATTATGTAGAAAGTTATAATATGTACTTTTGTGAACTAAAAATATGGACTggactatttatctatttattgatctatgtatctatctatctatctatctatctatctatctatctatgtatatttctctttccttcgcttgtttctttctttcttctgtttttgtatttttcttttacatttttcattcgAATTTTCCTATTTATACAGAATATGtggaacgagaaaaaaagaaagagaaaaaaagaaggaagaagaaagaagaaaagtggaagagatgaggaggaggaggaggaggaggaggaggaggaggagagatagactGGATTGGTGAgaaagataggaggaagaggaaggtagacagataaatgaaagtgaaagagaaggaggaggaaagaaagaaagaaggaatagaggttaggaatgaagaggaagagaagcttgagaaggagagaaagaaatcaaggaagaaaggagagatagagagaagggaaggaggtaaaaaagcatgaggtgaaggaaaagaatgaaagaaagacgaagaggggaaggaaagaggagataaaggagaacaagagagggagggaaagaatgaaggaaagaaggagagatagagagaataagaggaggtaaagaaatgagagggagggaaaaattaaggaaaggggagatagagaaggacaggaggaggtaaaggaaagggagagaaaaaaaatgaaggaaaggatgagagaggagaggaagggaaaaaaaatgaaggaaaacatcgtaagagggaaggaaaggaggaggagtggaaattTGAGTACTGGAATCCTTCATTAAATGGCTGACAAAGGGAGAGGCAGCGAAAGGGTGAAGGGCTTAAAGGGTTAAATGACTAAAGGGTTGAATATTTCCTGCCCAAAATCAACAAAAGGAAATTTAAtcgtttctctcttctattattttcccttttcccaaTTCTTTAGTCAGATCTTTTTTTGGTattgaattttcttttcttttttttattttgtctgttatttatctttcctttgtcGCTTTTCTTTGCACCGTCAGCGAATGGAAGggttgataaagaaaataattagtcTTTCTTGAGTTTCCCCCTTGTGTTGTCAATcgtttgctttgttttccttttgtgttgactgaaagaaaatgggattaaGTTGAtaccgttgtgtgtgtgtgtgtgtgtgtgtgtgtgtgtgtgtgtgtgtgtgtgtgtgtgtgtgtgtgtgtgtgtgtttacaaattCCTGAGAGCGTTTCGaaattatttgtgttattttgactttcctcctcctcctcctcctcctcctcttcctcctcctcctcctcctcctcctcctcctcctcctcctccctcctcctcctcctcctcctcctcctcctcctcctgttcctccatatttgtattcttcttctttatcgtcagttttattattatatcattatattcattttttagtagttacgcctcctcttcctcctcctcctactgctgctgctgctgctgctgttctgaACCCTCgcggcgtggcggtggtggtggagggagtgatagtagtggtatcGCGGCGTTCCCCAGGGCTTGCTACTGTCGCCTCATCATACTTTGTGGCTGAGACGTGGCGCCTGCACACTCCTTGTTCACAGCCACGGTTGGGCTTGCGACACCTTGCTGGATACGTGACTGCGGGAAGGGAGCGAGTGAAGGACGCAGACTTACATAGATACACAGGCCACACCTAATGTTTGCGGTCCTCAGAAGGTGACCTGTCCTAAgatgatagaaggaagaaaggacagcaaggaaggaaagaggtgatagagaaggggagaagaggaattgagggagaagaaatggtgtttagacaaaggaaggaaggagggagaaatgaacGAGGTGaatagagatggaggaagaggagtagaggaaAGAATGACGTATttagacaaagaaaggaagggataaatgaaggagatgaatagagatggagaaagggggagaaatagagggagaaaaggattaGACGAAGGAGGATAtttggagagggagagtggcaaggaaggagaaagatggatggatagaaagggaggaagaggaatagagggagaaggaatgaagtggtaaaacaaataaaggctgttttcaagagagagaaacaagaagtgaagaaagtttaatgaaagtgaagaaagaaaggaagaaaaggaattagaggagaaggaagaagaaaagaaaatgacagcgaaaaaaaaggataagacaagggaataaaaattaaaaaaagaggaaaaaaagaaaggaaggaaagcaaaaaagaagaagacgaagatcgatagaacgaagaagaaaaagaaaagggagaaacgaTGAagtaagaagacaaagaaaggtcaataaaagggaggaagaaaaggaagtagatagaggaaaagatgcagagagggaaagagaatggaaagatgagatgaaaaaagggaaacaaaggaggaggggaaggagagaaggatagatggaGAAGagcgaaggaaagagagaaggaaccaAACGAGGTGTGAGGAAgattgagagaagaggaggaggaagagaaagagagagaaggaaagaaaagaaaagaaaagaagagaaaagaaggaaatgaaagagggaggagggcgggagagaaggaaagagatgtgtgatactgaaataagaaaggaatgagacgaaggaggagagataaagagagaaggaaggagaaaaagaaggaaggaaagaaggaaaaatgaagaaatgaagtaaAGGTATCTTACGTGAAGGAAAACtgtgagaaatgagagagagagagagagagagagagagagagagagagagaggagagagagagagagagagagagagagagagagagagagagagaatcagtatttattttctttacgtccttccttctcccttgaatctcttcttccttttaatctCCTTTTAATTCCTCTCGTTCCTTCCCTCAGAATACATCACAGACAACTGAAATACACTTTTTGTCAATAATTAATAACATTCGTATCTTTATGatgtttgattttttatttatttatttatttatttatttatttttttgctcagCCATAAATTTGTTCCTATTATCAGTATTGTAACCTAACCATGCAAATTGCTTAAAGTCTTTTACTGGTGTGAGCGTAGAAAGTTGATTTgtccctttttatttatttattttatttatttttttgctcagCCATAAATTTGTTCCTATTATCAGTATTGTAACCTAACCATGCAAATTGCTTTAAGTCTTTTACTGGTGTGAGCGTAGAAAGTTGATTTgtccctttttatttatttatttatttatttatttgtttgtttatttatttgtttgtttgttttgtttacgcTACTGAAATATTagagaaaacaatggaaaaaagCGCCTAAAGCATTATAGGTGTTAAAGGGAAACATTTATCTGGCAGTgaaagtgttatttatttatttttttaaccacggaaatggaaaaaaaaaatataaagttacTGGTTTTAAACATTAATccaccagtgaaagggttaattaaacTTTACACTAATATTTGACACGTTTTCCTTCATCGCAAACTAATCTAAAAAATTCATTACTTTTTCTGCGTAACACTGGCTAGACATTGGACAATCTATTATCGTCCCATTCCCGTTCTTGTCGATGCTGTGAAACATTCTGAACATTGCCTTCAGTTTTGTGAATTGTCCCCGTACCGCAGTGAAAGAGCTGGACATTTTTTTAACCGCGCCATGTGACCAGGAtgtctgtccttttctccttctttccttttttctttccttccctccttccctttctccctctcctccatcctcctttctctcttttaagcCAGTCAGTTAAAAAGGAATAACACGTTTCATTGACTCTTCCATCCCAGGACTCTCAGTAATCGCGTTCCGGACTCCCTTTCGTGTTTTGAGGAATCAGCAAGGTTAAGGAGCAAGGGTTACACAGCTGCTGACTCCCATAACACTACAAGGTAAGGATGCATTGATGTTTTCCTAGTTCCTTTTATTGTGtataagaaaattgtataagaaaataggggttggtgcaggaagccatcaggcctacacgtggcagtcccctgtatgaaacacgcctacgtatttccacctatcatccctattcataaatttgtctaatgttcttgtaaagctccttaatgactcagcaccgACAACCTGATTACTGCGTGTGCTCcgttcatccaccactctatttgagaaccatttccttcctgtctctttcatgaacctaaattttttcaagGTTAAGcccgtttttttcttgttctatcctgattattgAACCTGAGAATTTTGTTGACGCCCCtcttgttataactcttatgCTGTTTGCTGCAAATAAAGTAATGAAGTAAAGTGGACAGTAAGTAATAGATAAA
It encodes the following:
- the LOC135092318 gene encoding mucin-1-like, whose amino-acid sequence is MTDWCPTCCTTSAGPVHSVQDQYRTSTLSTGPVHSVQDQYRTSTLSTGPVHSVQDQYRTSTLSTGPVHSVQDQYRTSTLSTGPVHSVQDQYTQCRTSTGQVHSVQDQYTQYRTSTLSAGPVQDKYTQYRTSTGPVHSVQDQYRTSTLSTGPVQDQYTQYRTSTGPVHSVQDQYTQYRTSTLSTGPVHSVQDLYTQYRTSTQYRTSTLSTGPVQDQYTQYRTSTLSTGPVHSVQDQYTQYRTCTLSTGPVHSVQDQYTQYRTSTLSTGPVHSVQDQYHVRTCTPSCKPRHSVNHAIMYRTSTGPVHSCKDQYTQYRTSTLMYNQYTQYRTCTLSTGPVHSVQDQYTQYRTSTLSTGPVHSVQDQYTQYRTSTLSTGQVHSVQDQYT